A genomic window from Brevibacillus agri includes:
- a CDS encoding IS3 family transposase, whose translation MEIADKWIQLGYTAKLVLRIVGILEATYYYRKNKASQKPRVYHGGRPIPGYSLSKDGQPVSDEQIKEWLSELIADEESAYGYRKLTVCLRRDHQLVINKKKVYRLLKEEELLQPQRQKKRKHPRKLANNREITAPNQLWEMDVKYGFIVGEQRFFFLMSLIDVYDRAIVDYHFGLTCEGKHAAQILQRALWKRQQFNCDDRPVIRTDNGPQFISHAFEEACQHFQTVHERIPPKTPNKNAHIESFHSVLEKECLQRNEFQSYQEAYEIVTNYLLFYNQRRIHGSLYDLSPVEFGKAFALQLITPFVVKV comes from the coding sequence ATGGAGATAGCCGACAAGTGGATACAGCTGGGGTACACAGCCAAACTAGTGCTACGTATTGTCGGCATCCTGGAAGCAACCTACTATTACCGAAAAAACAAAGCCTCCCAAAAACCTCGCGTTTATCACGGAGGAAGACCTATACCCGGTTATTCGTTGTCAAAAGACGGACAACCTGTCAGTGACGAACAAATCAAAGAATGGCTATCCGAGCTGATTGCCGATGAAGAATCTGCTTATGGATATCGAAAGCTTACCGTCTGCCTACGGCGAGACCACCAACTGGTCATCAACAAGAAAAAGGTTTACCGCTTGCTGAAAGAAGAAGAACTCCTGCAACCACAACGACAAAAGAAAAGGAAACATCCTCGAAAGTTGGCAAACAACCGAGAGATTACCGCTCCGAATCAATTGTGGGAGATGGACGTAAAATACGGATTTATCGTAGGAGAACAGCGTTTCTTTTTCCTGATGAGTCTCATTGATGTCTATGATCGAGCGATCGTGGACTACCATTTCGGACTGACCTGCGAAGGAAAACATGCTGCTCAGATTCTCCAACGTGCTTTGTGGAAACGGCAGCAATTCAATTGTGATGATCGCCCTGTTATCCGTACGGATAACGGTCCACAGTTTATTAGCCATGCCTTTGAAGAAGCCTGTCAGCATTTCCAAACGGTGCATGAGCGAATTCCTCCAAAGACACCCAATAAAAACGCTCACATTGAGTCATTTCACAGTGTTTTGGAGAAAGAATGTTTGCAGCGGAATGAATTTCAGAGCTATCAAGAAGCCTATGAAATCGTGACAAACTATCTGCTCTTTTATAATCAGCGACGGATTCATGGAAGCTTGTACGATTTATCACCTGTAGAATTTGGTAAAGCCTTTGCCTTGCAACTCATTACACCATTTGTTGTGAAAGTGTAG
- a CDS encoding transposase gives MQRRRYSIEFKQQLIQEAHEVGNASQVARRHGIDPKMLYRWIRDSKHADWQNTSSEAKAVTSYTPSPGEFRELETENDKLKKLLGEKDLEIAILRDLVKKVNPAYRTKWR, from the coding sequence ATGCAACGGAGACGCTATTCAATCGAGTTCAAACAACAACTGATCCAGGAAGCCCACGAAGTAGGAAACGCTAGCCAAGTAGCCAGACGGCATGGGATAGACCCTAAAATGCTGTATCGATGGATACGTGACTCCAAACACGCAGATTGGCAGAATACGTCTTCCGAAGCTAAAGCTGTAACAAGCTATACACCAAGTCCAGGAGAGTTTCGGGAACTGGAAACGGAGAATGATAAACTGAAGAAATTACTGGGAGAAAAGGACTTGGAAATCGCGATCCTTCGTGATCTTGTAAAAAAGGTGAACCCAGCTTATCGGACAAAATGGAGATAG